One window of the Acaryochloris sp. CCMEE 5410 genome contains the following:
- a CDS encoding transposase, translated as MPQTKSHKWIPTFLTLEQFETFVLPHLHIGTRGPQPKLSLHAIFNYILKLLHLGCQWSELPIEKDKNGRPEIHHSSVYRAFRRYETHGCFEDIFKASVSMLNEKGKLDASVIHGDGTTTAAKKGATIWDLVDTST; from the coding sequence ATGCCTCAAACTAAGTCCCATAAATGGATTCCAACATTCTTAACCCTTGAGCAGTTTGAGACATTTGTCTTACCCCATTTGCACATCGGCACTCGGGGACCTCAACCAAAGCTCTCTTTGCATGCCATCTTCAACTACATTTTGAAGTTGCTGCACTTGGGATGTCAGTGGAGTGAGTTACCCATTGAAAAGGACAAAAATGGGCGACCGGAAATTCACCACTCCAGTGTTTATCGAGCCTTTCGACGCTATGAAACCCATGGGTGTTTTGAAGACATTTTCAAAGCGTCAGTCTCAATGCTTAATGAAAAAGGGAAGTTGGATGCCAGCGTTATTCATGGGGATGGGACGACCACTGCAGCCAAAAAGGGGGCGACAATCTGGGATTTAGTGGACACAAGCACATGA
- a CDS encoding type II secretion system protein J has product MANRGFTLIEVLVAMIVAAVFVSMTMQAIVTSAAFRVVATQYDEAVSWIQEDLETVVNQAAQYEMTTQPYSSRCLATLSSDGFAAGFLNDSVTGLGGASTTIGPRALGGKYYTLTRTANYTSSSDPYRLLNITYQVTEQGGSKPIATVNTEVIPHAVFKCP; this is encoded by the coding sequence ATGGCTAATAGAGGGTTTACCTTAATCGAAGTGTTGGTGGCGATGATTGTTGCCGCTGTGTTTGTGTCCATGACCATGCAGGCCATCGTGACTTCAGCGGCCTTTCGGGTAGTTGCCACTCAATATGATGAAGCCGTCAGTTGGATCCAGGAAGATTTAGAAACCGTCGTCAATCAAGCGGCGCAATATGAGATGACGACCCAGCCCTACTCCTCTCGGTGCCTAGCCACCCTCAGCAGTGATGGGTTTGCAGCAGGCTTTCTCAATGACTCGGTCACGGGGTTAGGGGGAGCCTCCACAACCATTGGCCCGAGAGCATTAGGTGGGAAATACTATACCCTTACTCGAACCGCCAATTATACAAGTTCTTCTGACCCGTATCGGTTGTTAAACATCACTTATCAAGTGACGGAACAAGGAGGCAGTAAACCGATTGCCACAGTAAATACTGAGGTAATTCCTCACGCCGTCTTCAAATGCCCCTGA
- a CDS encoding M23 family metallopeptidase yields MGTDHGFDRVDKFKRIVIPKRHWKGALVRPSQGYVSTEFGVRRYYNGVFAKDYYHRGVDYAAATGAPVVAPAAGYVRLVGRVVDGFELHGNTIGIDHGQGVLSIMIHLNSFRVFNQLYSERIESLLFKWV; encoded by the coding sequence TTGGGGACCGATCACGGATTTGACCGCGTCGACAAATTCAAGCGCATCGTTATTCCAAAGCGTCACTGGAAAGGCGCACTGGTCCGCCCTAGCCAGGGCTACGTCAGCACTGAATTTGGTGTCCGGCGATATTACAACGGCGTGTTTGCTAAAGACTATTACCACCGAGGCGTAGATTACGCTGCCGCTACGGGGGCACCCGTTGTCGCTCCAGCGGCAGGTTATGTCCGGCTAGTGGGAAGAGTGGTTGACGGTTTCGAACTCCACGGCAACACCATAGGTATCGATCACGGTCAGGGCGTGTTGAGCATTATGATTCACCTCAACTCATTTCGGGTTTTTAACCAGCTATACTCCGAACGAATTGAAAGTTTACTTTTTAAATGGGTTTAA
- a CDS encoding DUF1328 domain-containing protein, which yields MLNWTLTFLVVALIAGFLGFSGIAASAAAIAKILFYIFVAFFILSFLFGLTRRV from the coding sequence ATGCTTAACTGGACACTTACTTTTTTAGTAGTCGCCTTAATTGCAGGCTTTCTTGGCTTTAGCGGTATTGCCGCTAGTGCAGCTGCGATCGCAAAAATCCTTTTCTATATTTTCGTCGCCTTTTTTATCCTCTCCTTTTTATTTGGCCTAACTAGGAGGGTTTAG
- a CDS encoding DUF1206 domain-containing protein, with amino-acid sequence MGKTRKWLVGWIRFGFLIKGFVYILLGILAARAAFIYHQQAQDIQGILRAIAHQPAGNILLITITVGLAGYSFWRIVEAGLNPNAHPQTLKNGFKRLGRGLSGVAYGALAFTAVQILQGSQQDSESFEFWTARVLSWPMGQWLVGTVGVGFLGVGIAFFYRTWKADFRQCLQLNTLNSLQRQMIVAIGRVGYCARGIILAIIGGYVIKAAHEFDADTVRSSEEALETIKQQPYGPGLLTLVAIGLIAYGIYMGCQARYRRIELP; translated from the coding sequence ATGGGCAAAACCAGAAAATGGCTCGTAGGTTGGATTCGATTTGGCTTTTTGATTAAGGGTTTTGTCTATATTTTGCTCGGTATCCTGGCGGCTCGAGCCGCGTTCATCTATCACCAACAAGCTCAGGATATCCAAGGAATCCTGCGTGCGATCGCACACCAGCCAGCTGGTAATATTTTGTTGATCACCATTACAGTGGGTCTAGCGGGCTATTCTTTTTGGCGGATCGTTGAAGCAGGATTGAATCCTAATGCCCACCCCCAGACTCTGAAAAACGGGTTCAAACGTCTGGGCAGGGGCCTTAGTGGGGTTGCCTATGGAGCCTTGGCCTTTACCGCAGTACAGATCCTTCAAGGCAGCCAACAAGACTCAGAAAGTTTTGAATTCTGGACTGCCCGCGTACTGTCTTGGCCCATGGGCCAGTGGCTAGTGGGGACCGTTGGCGTCGGCTTTTTAGGGGTAGGGATTGCCTTCTTTTACCGCACTTGGAAAGCAGACTTTCGCCAGTGCTTACAGCTCAATACGTTGAATTCTCTGCAAAGACAGATGATTGTGGCCATCGGTCGAGTTGGGTACTGTGCGAGGGGAATTATCTTGGCCATTATTGGTGGCTACGTGATTAAAGCAGCTCACGAGTTCGATGCTGACACGGTCCGTTCCTCAGAAGAGGCTCTGGAGACCATCAAACAACAACCCTACGGGCCAGGGCTGTTAACACTGGTGGCCATAGGGTTGATTGCGTATGGGATTTATATGGGGTGCCAAGCCCGGTATCGGCGCATTGAGCTGCCATAA
- a CDS encoding MFS transporter, translated as MASGGILAIASSPLLIAQLSPETTAETAAEAAFVFSGPQFIVTIISGVLLAFGFQMLLTNLSVATGVSYLSFQAGSSSNSSDEGGLSLRTITLGMGLWTLVSVTIALFAACLLAIKLSLLQENILLGAIIGLVIWATYFSLLVWFSSTTVGSLIGSVVKTATSGFQSILGTATSAIAAKGASDTVVATAEAAAAAVRRELMADVDPETLRENLQDYLATLRSPSFDLQGIEQEFEQIITTSDLSQMADREALKAIDRQTFAELVQSRTDLSRREAKQVTDRLYQTWQRLLVNQPQGDPMRELVTYLQSAQPQQLIATEIGPRLDKLIAQLKQDDQQQDPASTAGAFGMLSSVVMGRSDLSEMDVDRITEQLQTAKNHVTDQANKLAAAVDPNQSQTVRSVVQRDVENYLLNTYVWQKQPERLEHEFREVLYDPTADPAVLREHLRQLHRPQFKQYLKSRGILTQTKIQALASQLDAVRHAVIQELSTQIKEQVRVDLFRRIQTYLELTPKTEMLSNMGDRAFTALLEDEQFDPNERYAAIAQIHRDLLLQPLVTRSDLTTAEIELLVNRLEQIHRRVVAETHADLQSSKSSLEKQSQSLQDYLRNTNKAALNPEGIKRDLKKLLDEPKVGVRRLRRRMAQFDRDTFVQLLNQRQDLSEGEVNAVIDDLEAQWYGLVNAPDDLTTKAQDKFNQATSAVENYLRNTNRAELNPDGIKRDLQTLLNDPSAGLSALRDRLSRMDRETLVQLLSQRDDLSEQEVNRIIDDMLQSIQEVLRTPRRFAKRTQVQVQSFQTALADYLRGTDKAELNPDDIQRDLTLLLNDPRLGAERLSDRLAQVDRTTLVALLAQRKDMSEQEARETIDQVLAVRDQIASQIQQVQLQIQSVIDQILAKIRYYLNSLNRPELEYEGIKRDVRQLFDDPQAGLQALQDRLSQFDRQTLVAVLSSHDQISEADVHQIIDQVEAARDSVLRRAQRLEQQLNNRISDLQVQTQKQYEATCKAAALASWWLFATALISAGAAAGAGILAV; from the coding sequence ATGGCAAGCGGAGGAATTCTAGCGATAGCTAGTAGCCCGTTACTTATCGCTCAACTATCCCCTGAGACGACCGCAGAGACAGCAGCAGAAGCAGCCTTTGTTTTTTCTGGTCCTCAGTTTATTGTCACCATTATTTCAGGTGTATTACTCGCCTTCGGGTTCCAGATGCTCCTGACCAACTTGTCCGTGGCCACAGGGGTGTCTTACCTCAGCTTTCAGGCTGGGTCCAGCTCTAATTCTTCTGATGAAGGCGGCCTTAGCCTCCGCACCATTACCCTGGGCATGGGACTGTGGACTTTGGTCAGTGTGACGATTGCGCTATTTGCCGCTTGTCTGCTTGCGATTAAGCTCAGCCTTCTTCAAGAAAATATTCTATTGGGGGCCATCATTGGCCTGGTCATTTGGGCCACCTACTTTTCCTTGCTGGTCTGGTTTAGCTCCACCACCGTCGGTTCCTTGATCGGCTCGGTTGTGAAAACAGCCACCTCAGGCTTTCAGTCTATATTAGGAACCGCCACCTCTGCGATCGCTGCCAAAGGGGCAAGTGATACGGTCGTAGCTACGGCAGAGGCTGCTGCTGCCGCAGTCCGCAGGGAACTCATGGCAGATGTTGATCCAGAAACCCTGCGGGAGAATTTACAGGACTATTTAGCCACCCTCCGCTCTCCTAGTTTTGACTTGCAAGGCATCGAGCAGGAATTTGAGCAGATCATTACCACTTCAGATCTCTCTCAAATGGCAGATCGAGAGGCGCTTAAGGCCATCGATCGGCAGACCTTTGCGGAGTTGGTGCAATCCCGCACCGATTTATCCCGGCGGGAAGCCAAGCAAGTGACTGATCGACTGTACCAAACTTGGCAACGTTTGCTGGTCAATCAGCCGCAAGGTGACCCGATGCGGGAACTGGTGACCTATTTACAGTCTGCTCAGCCCCAACAGCTGATTGCGACGGAAATTGGCCCCCGCCTGGATAAACTCATCGCTCAACTTAAGCAGGATGATCAGCAACAGGACCCTGCCTCTACCGCAGGCGCGTTTGGCATGCTCTCCAGCGTTGTCATGGGTCGGTCGGATTTATCCGAAATGGATGTGGATCGGATTACAGAACAGTTGCAAACTGCCAAAAACCATGTTACGGATCAGGCCAACAAACTGGCGGCAGCGGTTGACCCCAACCAAAGCCAGACCGTCCGCAGTGTCGTTCAGCGAGACGTTGAGAACTACCTGTTGAACACCTATGTCTGGCAGAAGCAGCCAGAACGTTTAGAACATGAGTTTCGAGAAGTGCTCTATGACCCCACGGCTGATCCGGCTGTTTTGCGAGAGCATCTTCGACAACTCCACCGACCCCAATTTAAACAATACCTGAAATCCCGCGGGATCCTTACCCAAACTAAAATACAAGCTTTAGCATCACAGCTTGATGCCGTACGCCACGCAGTGATCCAGGAATTGTCCACCCAGATTAAGGAACAGGTTCGGGTTGATCTGTTTCGACGCATCCAGACCTATCTGGAGTTGACCCCCAAGACTGAGATGCTGTCCAATATGGGAGATCGAGCGTTTACAGCCCTTCTGGAAGATGAACAATTTGATCCGAATGAACGGTATGCTGCGATCGCACAAATCCATCGCGATCTGCTCCTCCAGCCTTTGGTCACCCGAAGCGATCTGACAACGGCTGAAATTGAACTTTTAGTCAATCGCCTGGAACAAATTCACCGGCGAGTGGTTGCAGAAACCCATGCAGACCTACAGTCCAGCAAAAGCTCATTGGAAAAGCAGTCCCAGAGCCTGCAAGATTACCTCCGCAATACCAATAAGGCTGCCCTCAATCCTGAAGGCATCAAGCGAGATCTGAAAAAGCTGTTGGATGAACCTAAAGTCGGGGTACGCCGATTACGTCGACGGATGGCTCAGTTTGATCGAGACACCTTCGTCCAACTTCTGAATCAGCGGCAGGATCTGTCTGAAGGAGAGGTCAATGCAGTTATCGATGACCTGGAGGCTCAGTGGTACGGGCTGGTTAACGCTCCCGATGACCTGACAACAAAGGCCCAAGACAAATTTAACCAAGCGACGAGTGCGGTAGAAAACTACTTGCGCAATACCAACAGAGCTGAACTCAACCCCGATGGAATTAAGCGGGATCTGCAAACTCTGCTGAATGATCCATCTGCGGGGCTGAGCGCCCTGAGAGACCGCCTTTCCCGCATGGATCGAGAAACCTTGGTGCAGTTGCTCAGCCAGCGAGATGATCTGTCCGAACAGGAGGTGAACCGCATTATTGATGATATGCTCCAATCCATCCAGGAGGTTCTCCGCACACCCAGACGGTTTGCGAAACGGACCCAAGTCCAAGTCCAAAGCTTCCAGACTGCTCTAGCAGACTATTTGCGAGGAACGGATAAAGCCGAGCTGAACCCGGATGACATTCAACGGGATTTAACCTTACTGCTTAATGACCCTCGATTAGGTGCTGAGCGATTGAGTGATCGGCTGGCTCAAGTGGACCGGACCACCCTCGTGGCTTTATTAGCACAGCGAAAAGATATGTCGGAGCAAGAAGCTAGGGAGACGATTGATCAAGTCCTGGCGGTTCGTGACCAAATCGCCAGCCAAATACAGCAGGTGCAGCTTCAAATCCAGTCTGTTATTGATCAAATTTTGGCTAAGATTCGCTACTACCTCAACTCCCTCAATCGCCCTGAGCTTGAATACGAAGGCATTAAGCGAGACGTTCGCCAGCTGTTCGACGATCCGCAAGCGGGCCTACAGGCACTCCAGGATCGATTGTCTCAGTTTGATCGCCAAACCTTGGTGGCGGTCCTCAGCTCCCATGACCAAATTTCTGAAGCGGACGTGCATCAAATCATCGATCAAGTTGAGGCGGCCCGAGATAGTGTTCTTCGCCGGGCTCAACGCTTAGAACAACAGTTAAACAACCGCATTAGCGATCTACAGGTCCAAACTCAGAAGCAATATGAGGCCACATGTAAAGCTGCGGCTTTAGCGTCATGGTGGCTGTTTGCAACGGCTCTAATTTCTGCGGGGGCTGCGGCGGGTGCTGGTATCTTAGCCGTTTAA
- a CDS encoding response regulator, which yields MESSSLIHSQNIVTPSGEHTQRNRRPLVLVIEDDQDNLLLLYHLVTSLGCDVLLAREGQAGLAMVKDTLPDLILLDIVMPHLSGFDILRRLKQLPQARSVAVVAVTGLATSEEKQKLLEAGCCDYVCKPYLIDVLESLICKYASIQSPPQFTKPTRLPASA from the coding sequence ATGGAATCTTCTTCATTAATTCATAGTCAAAATATCGTTACTCCTTCGGGGGAGCATACTCAACGGAACCGACGTCCGTTAGTCTTAGTAATTGAAGATGACCAAGACAATCTCTTGTTACTGTATCACTTAGTAACTAGTCTGGGGTGTGATGTATTGCTGGCTAGGGAAGGACAAGCTGGACTGGCCATGGTCAAAGATACATTGCCGGACCTGATTCTTCTTGATATTGTTATGCCTCACCTGAGTGGATTTGATATCCTACGGCGTCTAAAGCAACTACCTCAGGCTCGGTCTGTAGCTGTCGTTGCAGTCACAGGCTTGGCAACTTCGGAAGAGAAACAAAAGCTGTTAGAGGCAGGCTGTTGTGACTATGTTTGTAAACCCTATTTGATTGACGTCCTTGAATCCCTTATTTGTAAATATGCATCAATTCAATCTCCACCTCAATTCACTAAACCGACAAGATTACCAGCTAGTGCATAA
- a CDS encoding DUF2294 domain-containing protein, protein MASDTPTKGQLERSLSQKVQALYRNELGQQPSKVTCQLCGEKFIIILEDSLTQPEQVLAQEGQGDLAEEVRTNLDDFMKPQLKSLVEEVAGVNVTELLSDVTLESGLTGIIAVLEETPNVRTSNAS, encoded by the coding sequence ATGGCATCCGACACCCCCACAAAAGGGCAGCTAGAACGTTCGCTTTCTCAAAAAGTGCAGGCATTATATCGTAATGAATTAGGTCAGCAACCTAGTAAAGTGACCTGCCAACTTTGCGGAGAAAAATTTATTATTATTTTGGAAGATTCCCTAACTCAGCCCGAACAAGTTTTAGCCCAAGAGGGACAAGGGGACTTAGCTGAAGAGGTACGGACAAATCTAGACGATTTTATGAAACCGCAGCTTAAAAGTCTAGTTGAAGAAGTTGCAGGAGTTAACGTGACAGAGCTGCTGAGCGATGTAACTTTGGAATCAGGTCTAACAGGCATAATTGCGGTATTAGAAGAGACTCCAAATGTGCGCACTTCCAATGCATCCTAA
- a CDS encoding transposase translates to MHISTRGPQPKLSLHAIFNYILKLLHLGCQWSELPIEKDKNGRPEIHHSSIYRAFRRYETHGSMALT, encoded by the coding sequence TTGCACATCAGCACTCGGGGACCTCAACCAAAGCTCTCTTTGCATGCCATCTTCAACTACATTTTGAAGTTGCTGCACTTGGGATGTCAGTGGAGTGAGCTACCCATTGAAAAGGATAAAAATGGGCGGCCAGAAATTCACCACTCTAGTATTTATCGAGCCTTTCGACGCTATGAAACCCATGGTTCAATGGCACTGACTTAA
- a CDS encoding transposase family protein, producing MIKNPLDYIHKYPHRSKRVLGIEYPQFLQLLEQAELKHNEQKAEIERHKSRVNAKGGGRKPLLSVAEEVCLCLFYLRHYPTFEVLGLQFGVSKSEANDTVHYWLAILRALLPASLFEQVESNPSDYAIVQEWLTQFQLIVDSFEQARERPSDNEEQRLYFSGKRNSTPSSRRL from the coding sequence ATGATCAAAAATCCCCTTGATTATATTCATAAATATCCCCATCGCAGCAAGCGAGTGTTGGGCATTGAATACCCTCAATTTCTCCAACTGTTGGAACAAGCCGAGTTGAAGCACAACGAGCAAAAAGCCGAGATAGAGCGACATAAAAGCCGGGTCAATGCCAAAGGAGGAGGACGCAAACCGCTGTTATCCGTCGCAGAGGAGGTTTGCCTGTGCCTGTTCTACTTGCGGCACTATCCCACCTTTGAGGTGTTAGGACTCCAGTTTGGGGTGTCCAAGAGTGAGGCAAATGATACGGTTCACTACTGGCTGGCGATTCTACGAGCACTGCTCCCTGCGAGTTTGTTTGAGCAAGTGGAATCCAACCCGAGCGATTATGCCATTGTCCAGGAGTGGTTAACTCAGTTCCAGTTGATTGTCGATAGCTTCGAGCAAGCCAGAGAACGCCCCAGCGACAACGAAGAGCAACGCTTGTATTTTTCTGGCAAAAGAAACAGCACACCTTCAAGTCGCAGATTGTGA
- a CDS encoding Rab family GTPase, with amino-acid sequence MIKHKVVMLGMWGVGKTSLVQRFVNSIYDDRYHSTLGVKVDKKVILLGGEQVTLLLWDIAGAEDQFSVPLHYLHGASGYLIVIDGTRKASLECALELVRIVEENLGKVPYVPIINKSDLTWEVSLDEVIFHFGQGRRVFESSAKTGDQVEDAFLELARAL; translated from the coding sequence ATGATCAAGCATAAAGTCGTAATGTTAGGAATGTGGGGCGTTGGTAAGACCAGTTTGGTCCAACGTTTTGTCAATAGCATTTATGATGATAGATACCACTCAACTCTTGGGGTTAAGGTAGATAAAAAAGTAATCTTACTGGGCGGAGAACAGGTCACACTTTTGCTTTGGGATATTGCAGGAGCAGAGGATCAGTTTTCAGTCCCGCTTCATTATTTGCATGGAGCATCAGGATATTTAATTGTGATCGATGGGACACGAAAAGCTTCCCTTGAATGTGCTCTGGAACTTGTAAGAATCGTTGAAGAAAATTTAGGCAAGGTTCCTTATGTACCCATCATCAATAAATCTGACTTAACTTGGGAAGTGAGCTTAGATGAGGTGATTTTTCATTTTGGTCAAGGGAGGCGAGTGTTTGAAAGTAGTGCCAAAACTGGAGATCAGGTTGAAGATGCCTTTCTTGAATTGGCTCGAGCCTTGTAA
- a CDS encoding MBL fold metallo-hydrolase, protein MSDIENLRIHFYGVQGSGSIYPSFQERRAYQALTDQDLLKQVFEDLQKRAGPDGRLNTTIEELLGGPFNKATLAAYRNRLERSQARIYGGWTTCIRIETADQYDIVLDCGTGFRICAKDIMQKWGTEEQAKSSLPSEHPSGIGRHLYIFGSHSHFDHTEGFDQAAVCFDPRNHIHVYANRQYLQALDQILGIFSHQVDYRLKGVQTPLSYELMPAQFHSCEIRDFQIDPPPDTPDKFVDQYQDLDHPIRLGETILQPFEVFHPSPCLAYRIERGGKVFIFCTDHELRRGQEPEHPLQIASLEAEERLCQHSMDADILYRDGQFLRIEYDGDLGVGSPHGVSRLDWGHSCIEDVLDMATRCRVKQTYIGHHDPNRDWSERNWLDETLQRKSKQTGLNFELARAETVIDL, encoded by the coding sequence ATGAGCGACATTGAAAATCTGAGAATTCACTTTTATGGTGTGCAAGGAAGTGGATCAATCTATCCTTCTTTTCAAGAACGAAGAGCATATCAAGCCCTGACGGATCAAGATTTACTTAAGCAGGTATTTGAAGATCTACAGAAACGGGCTGGTCCTGATGGTCGCTTAAATACAACGATAGAAGAGCTACTGGGTGGCCCCTTCAATAAGGCAACCCTTGCAGCCTATCGAAACCGTTTGGAACGTTCGCAAGCACGCATTTATGGGGGATGGACCACCTGTATCCGAATAGAAACCGCAGACCAATACGATATCGTTTTAGATTGCGGAACTGGATTTCGGATTTGTGCCAAGGACATCATGCAAAAGTGGGGAACAGAGGAGCAAGCAAAATCCTCACTCCCCTCAGAACATCCATCAGGAATAGGCCGTCACCTATACATCTTCGGTAGCCACTCCCACTTTGACCATACAGAAGGATTTGACCAGGCTGCCGTTTGTTTTGACCCTCGCAACCATATTCATGTGTATGCCAACCGCCAATATCTCCAAGCCCTCGATCAAATATTAGGGATCTTTTCCCACCAGGTGGATTATCGGCTCAAGGGGGTACAAACTCCCTTAAGTTATGAATTAATGCCTGCCCAGTTCCATTCCTGCGAGATTCGAGACTTTCAAATTGATCCGCCTCCGGATACTCCAGATAAATTCGTTGATCAATATCAAGATCTAGATCATCCCATCCGCCTGGGGGAGACGATTTTACAACCCTTTGAAGTATTTCACCCCAGCCCTTGTCTAGCCTATCGAATTGAGCGGGGTGGCAAAGTCTTTATTTTCTGTACGGATCATGAACTCCGCCGAGGTCAGGAGCCTGAACATCCCTTACAAATTGCCAGCCTAGAAGCTGAAGAACGATTATGCCAACACAGCATGGATGCGGACATCCTGTATCGAGATGGTCAATTTTTAAGAATTGAGTATGACGGCGACTTAGGAGTTGGCTCTCCCCATGGTGTTTCACGCTTGGACTGGGGACATAGTTGTATTGAAGATGTGTTGGATATGGCCACACGCTGTCGGGTCAAACAGACCTACATCGGTCATCATGATCCCAATCGTGATTGGTCGGAACGAAATTGGCTGGATGAAACATTACAACGCAAAAGCAAACAGACAGGGCTTAATTTTGAGCTAGCTAGAGCAGAAACCGTTATTGATCTCTAG
- the hemE gene encoding uroporphyrinogen decarboxylase, translated as MAGSTQDVPRLLRAARGEVLDRPPVWMMRQAGRYMKAYRDLREKYPSFRERSEIPEVAIEISLQPWRAFKPDGVILFSDIVTPLPGIGIKMDVAEGKGPIIEEPIRTMEQVNNLHDLEPDESLPFIRQILTALRQEVGNQSTVLGFVGAPWTLAAYAIEGKGSKHYSVIKGMAFDDPTILHAFLEKISDAIATYVRHQIDCGAQVVQMFDSWAGQLSPIDFETFALPYQQRVFRQVKETHPDTPLILLASGSAGLLERMAQSGADIISVDWTVDMADARKRLGPNLHVQGNMDPGVLFGSQDFIRDRILDTIRKAGNKGHIMNLGHGILPTTPEENAAFFFETVKQADQLLAIPA; from the coding sequence ATGGCTGGATCTACCCAAGATGTCCCACGTCTTTTGCGGGCTGCCCGTGGGGAAGTATTGGATCGTCCCCCCGTATGGATGATGCGACAGGCGGGTCGATATATGAAGGCCTACCGAGACCTACGGGAAAAGTACCCTTCTTTTCGGGAGCGCTCTGAAATTCCTGAGGTGGCAATTGAGATCTCTCTACAACCCTGGCGTGCCTTTAAGCCAGATGGCGTCATTCTCTTTTCGGATATTGTGACGCCCTTGCCTGGAATCGGCATCAAAATGGATGTAGCAGAAGGCAAGGGGCCGATCATCGAAGAGCCGATCCGAACCATGGAACAGGTAAATAACCTCCATGATTTGGAGCCAGATGAGTCTCTGCCGTTTATTCGCCAAATTTTAACGGCTCTGCGACAAGAAGTCGGTAATCAATCGACGGTTTTAGGGTTTGTCGGCGCGCCCTGGACGTTGGCAGCTTATGCCATTGAAGGTAAAGGCTCCAAGCATTATTCCGTTATTAAGGGCATGGCGTTTGATGATCCGACGATTCTTCATGCCTTTTTGGAGAAGATCTCGGATGCGATCGCAACCTATGTAAGGCACCAAATTGATTGTGGCGCCCAGGTGGTTCAAATGTTTGATTCTTGGGCGGGGCAGCTGAGTCCCATTGACTTTGAAACCTTCGCGCTTCCCTATCAGCAGCGGGTGTTTCGTCAGGTGAAAGAAACGCATCCCGATACCCCACTTATTCTCTTGGCGAGCGGCAGTGCGGGCTTGTTAGAACGGATGGCTCAGTCTGGTGCAGACATCATCAGTGTAGATTGGACGGTCGATATGGCCGATGCCCGTAAGCGTTTGGGACCGAATCTACATGTGCAGGGGAATATGGATCCAGGCGTGCTATTTGGGTCCCAGGATTTTATTCGCGATCGCATCCTAGATACAATTCGCAAAGCTGGCAACAAAGGCCACATCATGAATTTAGGTCATGGTATTTTGCCAACAACACCAGAAGAAAATGCCGCCTTTTTCTTCGAAACGGTCAAGCAAGCTGATCAATTATTAGCAATTCCTGCTTAG
- a CDS encoding Fur family transcriptional regulator, whose translation MYRVLDVEPETPTEPITSLEDAIDQCQALGMRLSRQRRSILELLWQAEEHLSARQIYDRLNQAGKEIGHTSVYQNLEALSQQGIIECVERSDGRLYGNLSHSHSHINCLDTDQIIDIQVELPPELIAQIEEQAGVTISDYRVDFFAYRHSNPKM comes from the coding sequence ATGTACCGAGTGTTGGACGTTGAGCCTGAGACCCCCACCGAACCAATCACTTCCTTAGAAGACGCGATTGACCAATGCCAAGCTTTGGGAATGCGGCTAAGCCGACAACGGCGATCGATCTTAGAGCTGCTTTGGCAAGCGGAAGAACATCTTTCTGCTCGACAAATCTATGATCGACTGAATCAGGCGGGTAAAGAGATTGGCCATACCTCGGTTTACCAAAATTTAGAGGCTTTGTCCCAACAAGGAATTATTGAATGTGTAGAGCGATCAGATGGACGCTTATATGGCAACCTAAGCCATTCTCACAGCCATATTAATTGTCTAGATACAGATCAAATTATTGATATTCAAGTTGAGCTACCGCCAGAGCTGATTGCTCAAATCGAAGAGCAGGCAGGCGTAACCATCTCAGATTATCGAGTGGACTTCTTTGCTTATCGCCACTCAAATCCAAAAATGTAG